TGGGCCGTGGGCCGTGGGCCGTGGGCCGTGGGCCGTGGGCCGTGGGCCGGGGGCCGGGGGCCGTGGGCCGTGGGCCGTGGGCCGTGGGCCGTGGGCCGTGTGCCGTGGGCCGTGGGCCGTGGGCCGTGGGCCGTGTGCCGTGTGCCGGGGGCCGGGGGCCGGGGGCCGGGGGCCGTGGGCCGTGTGCCGTGTGCCGTGGGCCGTGGGCCGTGGGCCGTGGGCCGTGGGCCGTGGGCCGTGTGCCGTGTGCCGTGTGCCGTGTGCCGTGTGTtgggggctgggggctgggggctgtgtgctgtgggctgtgggctgtgtgctgtgggctgtgtgctgtgggctgtgggctgtgggctgtgggctgtgtgctgtgggctgtgggctgtgggctgtgggctgtgtgcCGTGGGCCGTGGGCCGTGGGCCGTGGGCCGTGTGCCGTGGGCCGTGTGCCGTGGGCCGTGGGCCGTGGGCCGTGGGCCGTGGGCCGTGTGCCGTGTGCCGTGGGCCGTGGGCCGTGTGCCGTGTGCCGGGGGCTGTGTGCTGtgggctgtgtgctgtgtgttgtgggctgtgggctgtgggatgtgtgctgtgtgctgggggctgtgtgctgtgggctgtgggctgtgtgcTGTGGGCTGTGTGCTGGGGGCTGTGTGGTGTGGGCTGTGTTGTGGGCTGTGTGCTGTGGGCTgtgtgctgtgggctgtgggctgtgtgctgtgggctgtgggctgtgggctgtgtgctgtgggctgtgtgctgtgtgctgtgtgctgtgtgctgtgtgctgtgggctgtgggctgtgtgctgtgtgctgtgggctgtgtgctgtgtgctgtgggctgtgggctgtgggctgtgggctgtgtgctgtgggctgtgggctgtgtgctgtgggctgtgtgctatgtgctgtgggctgtgtgctgtgggctgtgtgctgtgtgctgtgggctgtgtgctgtgtgctgtgggctgtgggctgtgggctgtgtgctgtgggctgtgtgctgtgggctgggggctgggggctgggggctgggggctgtgtgctgtgtgctgtgggctgtgtgctgtgggctgtgggctgtgggctgtgggctgtgggctgtgggctgtgggctgtgtgctgtgggctgtgggctgtgtgctgtgggctgtgtgctgtgtgctgtgggctgtgtgctgtgtgctgtgtgctgtgtgctgtgtgctgtgggctgtgggctgtgggctgtgggctgtgggctgtgggctgtgtgctgtgtgctgtgggctgtgggctgtgggctgtgggctgtgggctgtgggctgtgggctgtgggctgtgtgctgtgtgctgtgggctgtgggctgtgtgctgtgtgctgtgggctgtgtgctgtgggctgtgggctgtgggctgtgggctgtgggctgtgggctgtgggctgtgggctgtgggctgtgtgctgtgtgctgtgggctgtgggctgtgggctgtgggctgtgtgcCGTGGGCCGTGGGCCGGGGGCCGGGGGCCGTGGGCCGTGGGCCGTGGGCCGTGGGCCGTGGGCGGTGGGCCGTGGGCCGTGGGCCGTGGGCCGGGGGCCGGGGGCCGTGGGCCGTGGGCCGTGGGCCGTGGGCCGTGTGCCGTGGGCCGTGGGCCGTGGGCCGTGGGCCGTGTGCCGTGTGCCGGGGGCCGGGGGCCGGGGGCCGGGGGCCGTGGGCCGTGGGCCGTGTGCCGTGGGCCGTGGGCCGTGGGCCGTGGGCCGTGGGCCGTGGGCCGTGTGCCGTGTGCCGTGTGCCGTGTGCCGTGTGTtgggggctgggggctgggggctgtgtgctgtgggctgtgggctgtgtgctgtgggctgtgtgctgtgggctgtgggctgtgggctgtgggctgtgggctgtgtgctgtgggctgtgggctgtgggctgtgggctgtgggctgtgggctgtgggctgtgtgcCGTGGGCCGTGGGCCGTGGGCCGTGGGCCGTGTGCCGTGGGCCGTGGGCCGTGGGCCGTGGGCCGTGGGCCGTGTGCCGTGTGCCGTGGGCCGTGGGCCGTGTGCCGTGTGCCGGGGGCTGTGTGCTGtgggctgtgtgctgtgtgttgtgggctgtgggctgtgggatgtgtgctgtgtgctgggggctgtgtgctgtgggctgtgggctgtgtgcTGTGGGCTGTGTGCTGGGGGCTGTGTGGTGTGGGCTGTGTTGTGGGCTGTGTGCTGTGGGCTgtgtgctgtgggctgtgggctgtgtgctgtgggctgtgggctgtgggctgtgtgctgtgggctgtgtgctgtgtgctgtgtgctgtgtgctgtgggctgtgtgctgtgggctgtgggctgtgtgctgtgtgctgtgggctgtgtgctgtgtgctgtgggctgtgggctgtgggctgtgggctgtgtgctgtgggctgtgggctgtgggctgtgtgctgtgggctgtgtgctatgtgctgtgggctgtgtgctgtgggctgtgtgctatgtgctgtgggctgtgtgctgtgtgctgtgtgctgtgggctgtgtgctgtgtgctgtgcgCTGTGTGCTGTGGGCTGGGGGCTGTGGGCTGGgggctgtgtgctgtgtgctgtgggctgtgtgctgtgggctgtgggctgtgggctgtgggctgtgggctgtgggctgtgggctgtgggctgtgggctgtgtgctgtgggctgtgtgctatgtgctgtgggctgtgtgctgtgggctgtgtgctatgtgctgtgggctgtgtgctgtgggctgtgtgctgtgtgctgtgtgctgtgtgctgtgggctgtgtgctgtgtgctgtgtgctgtgggctgtgggctgtgtgctgtgggctgtgggctgtgtgctgtgggctgtgggctgtgtgctgtgggctgtgggctgtgtgctgtgtgctgtgggctgtgtgctgtgggctgggggctgtgtgctgtgggctgtgtgctgtgggctgggggctgtgggctgtgtgctgtgggctgtgggctgtgtgctgtgggctgtgtgctgtgggctgtgtgctgtgggctgtgtgctgtgggctgtgtgctgtgggctgggggctgtgtgctgtgggctgggggctgtgtgctgtgggctgtgtgctgtgggctgggggctgtgtgctgtgggctgggggctgccttaatcaacattcTCAGCACCCAAGGAGCAGTTGTACACATACTTCTCTCTATACTACTGCACTATATAGACCTCACTAAGGTAGATCCTAAACCACTTTAAGGCCCAACCTTCAGCTGAAACTCAACTGCACACGACGGCACTCAACAGACCTCATTTATCAACGGTGAGCAGTACGAATTTATGCATAAATCGTTCACATGAGCAATAAATCTTACGTGGGTTTTGTGTATACCATTTTCACAAGAACAAATATAAATCTCTCTACGTATATGTTGACGAATGAGATCCATTGGGACATAGAAATGGTCCTTTAAGTATAAACtttctttaaaagtaattcaCAGTTAACATGGAGTATTTGTGGCTCGTTTGGGACACAAAACCCAAAACTATACTATTGCACAGAAAATCCTCAATCTGAACATTCCTTTCCTCTCATCCCCCTATCCTTCCCTTCCATCCTCTTCCCTTCTGCCTTTCCCTTTATCCCAAACAGATTTTAATCTGCATTAGGGGGGTTTGTGGCTGTGCTGCCCTGCTGCCCTGA
The sequence above is a segment of the Salvelinus fontinalis isolate EN_2023a chromosome 15, ASM2944872v1, whole genome shotgun sequence genome. Coding sequences within it:
- the LOC129811247 gene encoding mucin-1-like — its product is MVYTKPTTQPTAHSPRHTAHGPRPTAHGTRPTAHGPRPTAHGTRPTAHGPRPTPPAPNTRHTAHGTRHTAHGPRPTAHGPRPTAHGPRPTAPGPRPPAPGTRHTAHGPRPTAHGTRPTAHGPRPTAPGPRPTAHGPRPTAHGPRPTAHGPRPPAPGPRPTHTAHSTQPPAHGTRPTAHGTRHTAHGPRPTAHGPRHTAHGTRPTAHGPRPTPPAPNTRHTAHGTRHTAHGPRPTAHGPRPTAHGTRPTAPGPRPPAPGTRHTAHGPRPTAHGTRPTAHGPRPTAHGPRPPAHGPRPTAHGPRPTAHGPRPPAPGPRPTQHNYGQRIPSPIGLQQPRTLPNGDINT